GGCACTCGACGCCCTTGGGCTCGCCGGTGCTCCCCGAGGTGAAGAGCACGTATGCCGGCCGCGCGCCGCCGCTCCGCGCCGCGGGGAGGAGCGCGGGGAGCGTCCCCGCGACGGGCGTGTCGAGCGGCGCGAGGACGATCAGGCGCGCGGCCCGTGCGCCGCTGCCGGCGATCGCCGCGGCCTGGTCGCGTCCGTTCGCGAGGCAGACGATGGCCTCGAGCCCGGCGATCTCGCGCATGCGCCGGAGCCGCGCGATGGGCTGCGTCGCCTCGAGCGGGACGGCGACCGCACCGGCTTCGAAGACGCCGGCGAGCGCGACGGTCTGCGCGGCCGAGCGCTCGACGAGCACGCCGACGCGCGCGCCGGGCTTCACGCGCGCGGCGATGAGCTGGGCGCGAAGACGCACCGCCTGCGCGACGAGCTCGGCGTAGGTGAGCCGATGCTCGGCGTCCTCGACGGCGACGGCGGTGCGGCGCTGGGTCGCGGTCGCGCGGAGGAGCGCGGCGAGCGAGGCCTGCGCGGGATAGCGGTTCCGTCGACCCGCCCACGCGCCGAGGAGCCGTGCACGCTCGGTGGCGGTGACGAGGTCGATGGCGCCGAGCGCGACGCGCGGCGACCGGATGGCGGCGGCGAGCAGCGTGACTAGGCGCGCGAGGAGCTGCGCCACGACCTCGCGCGGCAGCCCCTGCGCCGAGAGCGCGAGCGACCCGCGCCCGGCGACCCGGACGATGGCGAGGTGGAGCGCGCGCTCGTCGGCGGCGGGAGCGCGCGGGACGGCGTCCGACTCGGCGGCGCGGATGCGTTCGGCCGCATCGTGCAGCGTCATATCCGCGTCAACGCCGACGAAGAGCGGCAGGACGCGCGAATCGCCACGCGTGACCAGCAGCGGGACGGCATCCTCGGGCGCGTAGCGGCGGAGGATGTCGGCGAAGGCGGCGACGAGCAGGCGCGGGATGGCGGTGTCGGCGACCGTGGCGCTCGCCTCGAGCGCGGCGATCACGGGCGCGGGGAGCGCGTGCGTGACCCGGAGCGGACGGACGGCGCGGCGTGCGGCGACCCACGGCAGCCCGGGCACCCGCCCCAGGCCCGCGATCGACTCCGCCTCCGTGCCGCCGTTCAAGAACGCATCCTCGAGGATCGTGGGTTCAGGTGGGGAGATCGAGATAGATGCAGATGCGTCCAACGACAGCGGCGGCCTGCGAGTTCAGGTACTGGTGCCCTCCGGCGAACGACTCGTAGCGGACCGGACCGATCACCCGCTGTTCCCACCGCTTGAGCTCGGATTCCTCGGTGGTCGGATCGTCGGGACTCCAGAGCACGGTGAGAGGGAGATCGAGGGCCGGGACCGGTTCGGTCGGGACCTGTGCCATCAACGCCCAATCCCCTCTCAGCTTGTGCAAGACGGATGCCATCAAGAGGGGGTCCTGTTCGAGCTCCGGCGCGAGCCCGCCATTGAGGATCCGGAGCCCCTCGATCATCCCCGCGTCATCCCGGAGATGCAGGTCGGGAAAGCGCAGCGGGACCTCGGCGGGCTCCTTCGCGGAGACGAAAAGGTGCAGGGGGGGTCTGCCAGTGGCGGCGAGCCGCCGGGCGACCTCGTAGGCCATGAGACCGCCCAGGGAGTGCCCGAACAGCGCGATGGGCATGAACGGGTCGTCCCGGAGGGCGGCGAGGATGCCGTCGAGATAGCGCGACAGGTCGGCCTCGGGGTCCTCGTCCGGACGGAGTTCGCACCCGGGTGGGGCGATCAGTCGCAGTTCGACGGCGGGGGGCAGGTGCCGGACCCAGCCGAGGTAGCCGGAGGGGCCGCTCCCCGCGTAGGGGAAGCAGACCAGCCGGAGGCGGGCCATCGGACGCGGGCGCGGGTTCCAGATCCAGGACCCGGCCACCGGTCAGATCCGGTCGAGGATGAACTCGGGCGTCAGGTCCTGCAGCCAGCTGGACAGCATGGTGAAGCGTCCGGTCACCATGAGCAGGCCCACGAGGACGAGCATGACGCCGGCGATGCGGTTCACCCAGACCATCTGGTGCCGGAAGCGCGCGAACGCCGTCAGGAACTTGTCCACCATGAGCGCCGCGAGCAGGAAGGGCACGGCGAGGCCGGCCGAGTAGGCGGCGAGGAGGAGGAGTCCGCGCTGCAGGTCGCCCTCGGTCGCGGCCATGGTGAGGATCGCGCCGAGGATGGGGCCGATGCAGGGCGACCAGCCGGCGCCGAAGGCGATGCCGACGAGGAGCGTGCCGAGGTGGCCGATGGGCTTGCTGCTGAGGTGGAGCCGCGTGTCCTTCGCGAGGAAGGCGAAGTTGAACACGCCGAGCATGTAGAGGCCGAAGACGATGATGAGCGCGCCGCCGACGCGGCTGATCCACTCGCGATAGCGCAACATGACCTGGCCGAGCACGGTCGCGCCGGCGCCGAGGGCGAGGAAGATCAACGAGAAGCCGCAGACGAAGAAGAGCGCGTGCGTGAGCGTCTCGCGCTTGGTCTGCTGCATGTCCTCGAGCGTCATCCCGGTGATGAACGTGATGTAGCTCGGGACGAGCGGGAGGACGCAGGGGCTCAGGAAGCTGAGCAGTCCGGCGCCGAAGGCGATGAGGAGGCCGAGCTGGCCGGCGGGTTCCACTAGTGGTGTCCTCGCGTCTGGCAGTCCTTGCAGACGCCGTGGATGACGAGCCGGTGGCGCTGGCGCATGAACCCGCGCGACTCGGCGACGATCGTGGTCATGCGTTCGAGCCGTTCGTCGCGGAACTCCTCGACGCGGCCGCACTGGGTGCAGACGAGATGCTCGTGATGCGGGATGTCGCGGGCGGGCTCGAAGCGGCGGAAGCCCTCGCCGAAGTCGCGCTCGACGACGAGCCCGCTCTCGAGGAGGGTGTCGATGGTGCGGTAGACGGTGGCGGTGCCGACGGCGCGCCCGCGGGCGGAGACCTCCTGCGCGACCTCCTCGGCGGAGAGATGCCGCTCGGAGGTGAGGAGCACGTCGGCGATGGCGAGCCGCTGCGCCGTGACGGGCAGGTTGTGCTCGCGGAGGTAACCGACGAAGCGCTCGACTACGGGGTGGTCCGGCACCGGGCGTCGGTGATGCGGGCGCGGGCCTCGTCGCCGGAGACGCGCTCGGGTTCGACGGTGTCGTTGGAGCGCTGCTGGACGCCCTTCACGACGGCCTCGACCGTCACGAGGGGGGCGTCCGCTTCGGCGACGACCTCGGACTCCCATTTCCCGCGCTCGGGGCCCTTGCGGGTCCAGCGGTAGCGGGCCGTGTAGACGACGTGCCGTTCGCGCTCGGGGACCTCGGCGACGGACCGCAACGCGGCGACGACGGCGACGCCGGTCTCGAGGGTGCCCTGGCGGATCGGCGGGAAGAAATGGACCTCGGCGATGCGGTCCGGGTCGACCTGCTCGGCGATGGCGAGCAGGAGGCGTTCGCGGGCGTCGGACGAGAGCGGGATCGTCTGCTGGGACATGCCTGCAATCTAGTCGGGCGGGGGAACAGCCGTCACCACAGAGGGCACAGAGGGCACAGAGAACGGCGGAGAACTGCCGGAACGGCAACTGCTTTTCACCACAGGGGGCACAGGGGGGCCAGCGCGGGGGGCTGAGCCCCCTGTGTCCCCTGTGCCCCCCTGTGGTCCATGCCGTTGCGGTGGCGGTGGCCGCGAACCTCCGCCGTTCTCTGTGCCCTCTGTGCCCTCTGTGGTGGATCAGTTGAGGGATTCAGAGCAACGACACCGGATCCCGATCGACCACCAGCCGCAACTCGGCATGCGTAGGCACATCGATCCCGGTCATGAGGCCACGGATCAGTCGCGTGAGCGGCGCGGGGGTGTGCGACTTGAGGATCGCATGCCACCGGAACCGCGTCTTGATGCGCTCGATGGGGGCGGGGGCGGGGCCGAGGATCGTCACGTTCAGCCCGAACTTCGCATCCGCCGCCACCAGCCAGTCGGTCACCTGCCGTGCGAACTCGGCGACCGCCAACTCCTCGAGGCCGCTCACCACGACGTTCGCGATGCGCAGCGTTGGCGGATACGGCGGACTCTCGCGCGCCTCGAGTTCCTCGGCGGCGAAGGCGAGGAAGTCGTGCGTCGCCGCATGGCGCACGGCGTGGTGGCTCGGCACGCGCGTCTGGATCACCACTTCCCCGCCCTTCGGGCCGCGACCGGCGCGACCGGCCACCTGGCTCAGCAACTGGAAGGTGCGCTCGCTCGCGCGGAAGTCGGGGAGGTTGATGCCGATGTCGGCGTCGATCACGCCCACGAGCGTCACGTTCGGGAAGTCGAGGCCCTTGGCGATCATCTGCGTGCCGAGCAGCACGTCCACCTCGCCACGCGCGACGCGGTCGAGGATCGTCGAGTGCGCCCACTTCCCCGACGTCGTGTCCACGTCCATTCGCGCGATGCGCGCTTCGGGGATGCGCTCCACGACCAATCGCTCCACCTGCTGCGTGCCGAGTCCGCGCTGGCGTTCCATCGGCGCGCCGCAGTCGCTGCAATCCTTCACCGCCGACTCCTGGTGCTGGCAGTAGTGGCAGACGAGCCGCTCGGGCGTGCGATGATACGTGAGCGAGATGGAGCAGTTGGGGCAGGTCGCGACGTGGCCGTCGGCGCACTGCACGAAACTCGCGTAGCCGCGACGGTTGAGCAGGAGGATGCTCTGCTCGCCCTTGCGCAGGCGATCGCGCAGCAGCGCTTCGAGCGGCGCGGAGAGGACCTGGCGGCGCGCCTTCTCGTCCGGGGTGCTCGCCTTGAGCTCCTGCCGCAGGTCGAGGACGCGCACGACGGGGAGTGCGCCACCGCCCACGCGGTCGGTGAGCGTGAGGAGCGTGAGGCGGCCGTCGAGGGCGTTCTTCCAGCTCTCGAGGCTCGGTGTGGCGCTGCCGAGGACGCAGCGCGCGCCGGTCTCGCGGGCGCGGACGAGCGCGATGTCGCGCGCATGATAGCGCGGCGTCTCGGCCTGCTTGTAGCTCGCCTCGTGTTCCTCGTCCACGATGATCGCGCCGAGGTTCGCGAGCGGGGCGAAGATCGCCGAGCGCGCGCCGACGGCGATGCGCTTCTCCCCGCGACGGAGCGCGCGCCAGGCATCGAGGCGCTCGCCGTCGGAGAGGCCCGAGTGGAGGACCGCGACCATGTCGCCGAAGACGGCGCGGAAGCGGTCGACGGCCTGCGGCGTGAGCGAGATCTCGGGGACGAGCACGATCGCGCTCTTCCCTTCGCGGCGCACGACCTGCTCGAGGACCTGCAGGTAGACGAGCGTCTTGCCGCTGCCGGTGATGCCGCGGAGGAGGAAGGCGGCGCCCGGTGCGCCGGCGAGGATCGCGTCGATCGCGGCCTGTTGCGCGGGCGTCGGCGTGATCGCCGGCGCCGTGCCCGCGGGACGCGTGGCGAAGGGATCGCGGTGCTTCCCTTCCCGCTCGGCGCGCGCGATCCCGCGTTTCACGAGGGCGCTCACCACGCCCGCGGAGACGGCGTGCCGCTCGAGCAGCAGCTTCACCGGCGCGCGGCCGCCGAGCTGTTCGAGCAGCTCGTACAGCGCGCGCTGCTGCGGCGCGCGCTTGAAGGCCGCGTCCCGCTCGAGGAGCGTGGGGAGTTCCTGCGCGATGACGAGCAACCGCTCCGACTTCCCTTCGGGGGCGGGCTTGGCGGCGACGCCGAGCGCGGCGGGGAGGACGGCGCGACAGACGAGGCCGAGCGGCACGACGTGGTAGTCGGCGATCCAGCGACAGGTCGCGAGCAGGTCGGGCTGGAGCGACGGCTCCGCGTCGGGGACGTCGAGGACGGCGAGCGCCTTGCGGTCGCCCAGTGCGACGCCGTCGCTCT
This window of the Gemmatimonadota bacterium genome carries:
- a CDS encoding thioesterase, with the protein product MAGSWIWNPRPRPMARLRLVCFPYAGSGPSGYLGWVRHLPPAVELRLIAPPGCELRPDEDPEADLSRYLDGILAALRDDPFMPIALFGHSLGGLMAYEVARRLAATGRPPLHLFVSAKEPAEVPLRFPDLHLRDDAGMIEGLRILNGGLAPELEQDPLLMASVLHKLRGDWALMAQVPTEPVPALDLPLTVLWSPDDPTTEESELKRWEQRVIGPVRYESFAGGHQYLNSQAAAVVGRICIYLDLPT
- a CDS encoding cytochrome c biogenesis protein CcdA — translated: MEPAGQLGLLIAFGAGLLSFLSPCVLPLVPSYITFITGMTLEDMQQTKRETLTHALFFVCGFSLIFLALGAGATVLGQVMLRYREWISRVGGALIIVFGLYMLGVFNFAFLAKDTRLHLSSKPIGHLGTLLVGIAFGAGWSPCIGPILGAILTMAATEGDLQRGLLLLAAYSAGLAVPFLLAALMVDKFLTAFARFRHQMVWVNRIAGVMLVLVGLLMVTGRFTMLSSWLQDLTPEFILDRI
- a CDS encoding transcriptional repressor — encoded protein: MPDHPVVERFVGYLREHNLPVTAQRLAIADVLLTSERHLSAEEVAQEVSARGRAVGTATVYRTIDTLLESGLVVERDFGEGFRRFEPARDIPHHEHLVCTQCGRVEEFRDERLERMTTIVAESRGFMRQRHRLVIHGVCKDCQTRGHH
- the priA gene encoding primosomal protein N'; the encoded protein is MTAPAPADAGREGATPRLVEVALPLPLLRTFTYAVPDATRHPLVAGSRVVVPVKGKRAIGFCVGESDGVALGDRKALAVLDVPDAEPSLQPDLLATCRWIADYHVVPLGLVCRAVLPAALGVAAKPAPEGKSERLLVIAQELPTLLERDAAFKRAPQQRALYELLEQLGGRAPVKLLLERHAVSAGVVSALVKRGIARAEREGKHRDPFATRPAGTAPAITPTPAQQAAIDAILAGAPGAAFLLRGITGSGKTLVYLQVLEQVVRREGKSAIVLVPEISLTPQAVDRFRAVFGDMVAVLHSGLSDGERLDAWRALRRGEKRIAVGARSAIFAPLANLGAIIVDEEHEASYKQAETPRYHARDIALVRARETGARCVLGSATPSLESWKNALDGRLTLLTLTDRVGGGALPVVRVLDLRQELKASTPDEKARRQVLSAPLEALLRDRLRKGEQSILLLNRRGYASFVQCADGHVATCPNCSISLTYHRTPERLVCHYCQHQESAVKDCSDCGAPMERQRGLGTQQVERLVVERIPEARIARMDVDTTSGKWAHSTILDRVARGEVDVLLGTQMIAKGLDFPNVTLVGVIDADIGINLPDFRASERTFQLLSQVAGRAGRGPKGGEVVIQTRVPSHHAVRHAATHDFLAFAAEELEARESPPYPPTLRIANVVVSGLEELAVAEFARQVTDWLVAADAKFGLNVTILGPAPAPIERIKTRFRWHAILKSHTPAPLTRLIRGLMTGIDVPTHAELRLVVDRDPVSLL